Proteins co-encoded in one Carassius carassius chromosome 35, fCarCar2.1, whole genome shotgun sequence genomic window:
- the LOC132116498 gene encoding serine/threonine-protein phosphatase 2A catalytic subunit beta isoform: MDEKAFTKDLDQWIEQLNECKQLTENQVRTLCEKAKEILTKESNVQEVRCPVTVCGDVHGQFHDLMELFKIGGKSPDTNYLFMGDYVDRGYYSVETVSLLVALKVRYPERITILRGNHESRQITQVYGFYDECLRKYGNANVWKYFTDLFDYLPLTALVDGQIFCLHGGLSPSIDTLDHIRALDRLQEVPHEGPMCDLLWSDPDDRGGWGISPRGAGYTFGQDISETFNHANGLTLVSRAHQLVMEGYNWCHDRNVVTIFSAPNYCYRCGNQAAIMELDDTLKYSFLQFDPAPRRGEPHVTRRTPDYFL, encoded by the exons ATGGATGAAAAAGCGTTCACGAAAGATTTAGACCAATGGATAGAACAGCTGAATGAGTGCAAACAGCTGACCGAGAACCAAGTGAGAACACTCTGCGAGAAG GCTAAAGAGATTCTCACTAAAGAGTCAAATGTGCAAGAGGTGCGCTGCCCGGTCACAGTGTGTGGAGATGTGCACGGCCAGTTTCATGACCTAATGGAGCTCTTCAAAATTGGAGGGAAGTCACCTGACACTAACTACCTGTTTATGGGTGACTATGTAGACAGAGGATATTATTCCGTGGAAACAGTCTCACTTCTTGTTGCACTAAAG GTTCGCTATCCAGAACGCATCACGATATTGCGGGGAAACCATGAGAGCAGACAGATCACACAGGTGTACGGTTTCTATGATGAGTGCTTGAGGAAATACGGCAACGCAAACGTCTGGAAATATTTCACAGACCTCTTTGACTACCTACCCCTCACAGCTCTGGTGGATGGGCAG ATCTTCTGTCTGCACGGTGGCCTCTCTCCATCTATAGATACGCTGGATCACATTCGTGCACTGGATCGTCTGCAGGAGGTGCCACATGAG ggaccCATGTGTGATCTGCTGTGGTCAGACCCTGATGATCGCGGTGGCTGGGGAATCTCTCCTCGTGGAGCTGGTTACACATTTGGACAGGACATTTCTGAGACCTTCAACCATGCTAATGGCCTCACGCTGGTGTCCCGCGCTCATCAGCTGGTCATGGAG ggaTACAACTGGTGTCATGATAGGAACGTTGTCACTATCTTCAGTGCGCCAAACTACTGCTATCGCTGTGGCAACCAGGCAGCTATTATGGAACTGGACGATACTCTTAAATATTCGTT CCTTCAGTTTGATCCAGCTCCTCGACGTGGAGAACCTCACGTCACCCGCCGCACCCCCGACTACTTCCTATAA